CGCATCCACAACGAATTTTCCCTGCACATCTCTAACCTCGCCACGATCTACGCCCTGTCCGGCGAGGAAAAATACGCCAACTACGCCCGCCGCTTCCTGCTCGCCTACGCCGACAACTTCGAGAAATACGCGCCCGGCAACCGCCCCGGTTTCGCCCACGACCAGGGCAAGCTCTTCGACCAACGTCTCTCCGACGCCACGTGGCTGATCCCCGTCGCACGCGGCTACGACATCATCTACAACTCTCCTTCGATCACTCCGGAAAACCGCCGTCACATCGAGGACAACCTCCTCAAGGCCTCCGCCAAGTTCATCGCCGCCAACCAACACGTCCTGCGCGGCCCCACCAACTGGTCGGCCATCTGCACCACCGCCGTGCTCATCACCGGTTACGCCACCGATGACGACGCCTTGATCCAGCTCGCCATGTATGGCCCCAACGGAACTCGCGAGAAACCGAACGGCGGCGTCCTGCTCCACTTCAGCGACAAGACCATCGGCTCCGACGGCCTCTGGTCCGAAGGCGCCATCGGCTACCAGTTCATGGCCATGCAATCCGTCATCGCCGACGCCGAGATCCTCTGGCGCAACGGCATCGACATGTATCGTTACCGCGACGGAGCCCTCAAAAAACTCTTCGATTCCGCCATCGCCTACGCCTACCCCGACCTGAAGACGCCCGCCGCCAACGACTCCGGCAGCGCCTCCATCGTGGGCCGCGAATCCTACCTCTACGAATACGGCTATCTTCGTTACCGCGATCCGCGCTACCTGCTCGTGCTCGACCATCCCGAAGCCTCGCCGCGCATCGACGTCCGCTTCCAGCAATTCCCCGTCTCCGTCCTCTACGACCGCGCCGACGACGCCCGCATGCCGCCCGTCGAATGGCTCAGCGAACACTTCAACGACGTCGGCTACGGCATCCTGCGCAACACCTCCGCCAACGGCACCGTCAGCCTCATGCTCGACTACGGTCCCAACCGTTCCCACGGCCATCCCGACAAGCTCAACATCGACTTGTGGACCACCAAGACCGGCATCCTCGCCCCCGACCCCGGCATCGTCTGGTATGAACAACCGCTCTATCGCAACTGGTATCACACGACCGTCGCCCACAACGCCCTCGTGGTGGACGAACAGGACCAGATCCCCAGCGGCGGCTCCCTGCTCGTTTACGGTTTCGGCGACACCTTCGCCATGCAGCGTGCGAACGCCTTGGACGCCGCCCCCGGCGTCGTGCAGGACCGCGCCGTCTTCGTCACCGCCGATTACGTCGCCGACGTGTTCGGCGCCTTCGCCCGCCTGCCGCGCAAGTTCGACCTCGCCTGGCATCTCCTCGGGAATTTCTCGACCGAGCTTCCGCTCAAACCCGTCGAGCTGCCCAAGCCGCGCGAACCCGGTTACTCCGAACTGGCCGCCACCAATTCCGCCCGCACGTCCTCCAGCTGGCAGGCCGCCTTCCAAGTCAAAGATGCGCCCGTCCGTTTCCACGCCGCCGCCGCCGGCGACACCGAGGTCATCACCGGCGACGGCTGGTTTGGCCGCGATCGTCCGAAAGCGCTCATCCAGCGCCGCGAAACCAACCAGACCGTTTACGGCAGCGTAATCGACGTCTCCGCCGCCGCTGAGCCGTTCGTAAAATCAACCACCCTCGACGGCTCGCTCGAAAAAGGCCGCGCGCTTCTCACCGTGGCCACTGCGCGCGGCGAAGACCTGTGCTTCGTCGCGTATCGTCCCGGCAACTACACGGTCGGCGGACTGGAAACCGACGCCCTCCAGGCCTTCGTCCGCCGCGAAGGCAACCACACCACCGGCCTGATGCTCGGCGGTGGCCGCACCCTCAAGACCGCCGACGCCCGCCTGAGCCTGTCCGCCCCCGGCATCGTCGCCCTCGAAAAAGCCGACACCGGCGCCTACGTACTTTCCAACCTTTCCGAGCTCCCGCTGCAGGTCACCCTCGACTTCGCTCCGCTCAAGGCGACTGAGGCCTACCCCATCGACGCCTCCGGCCGCCGCACCGGCGCCGCCACCCCGGTCACCTCCACGATCTCCCTGAACGCCGGACAAAAAATCGAATTCGCTCCTCGCGGCCAGCCGGGCATCCAAGAAACCCGCACCGCCATGCTCCGCCAGCGCCAGGCGGAACAGGCCAACGCGTTGAAAGCCGAGCGTGATGCCGCCGCCGTTCGTTCGCAGGCCCGCGCCCGCGAAGCCGCCGCCCATCCCGCCCCTGCGAAGACCCTCGTGGTCGTGCAAGCCGAGACCTTGGCCAACCAAGGCGAAGGCAAGGTCAACGTGGCCACCAACAAGACCGGCCAGGTCGGCACCTCCTTTGCCGGTTGGAACGACGAAGGCCACTGGCTCGAATGGGAGGTCACCGTTCCCGCCGACGGTTATTACAACGTGTCGCTCGTTTATTGCACGCAGCTCAACAACGGCGAACGCGAGATTCAGGTGAACGGCGTCGTCCAGGAGCCCTACGCTCCGTTCCGTCTTCCCGCCACCGGGGGCTACTCCAACGGCACCGACGACTGGCGTCTCTTCACCGCGCAAGACCCGATCACCAGCACTCCGCTCCTCGTCCAGTTCAAAGCCGGCAAAAACAGCCTTCGTCTCACCAACGCCAACGGGCTCGCCGCCAACCTCGATTACCTCATCGTCTCCAGCCCCGACGTTTCCCCGCAACGTATCTCCCCAAAATGATCCCGGCTTCTTCCCGCCTCATGATCTGCGCCGCCCTGATGCTCGGCAAAGCCGTCGCTGCAGACATCGTCTTCCCAGCTGGCGATTGGGCTCCGCCGCCAGCGGACGCCAAGGTCATCGCCCCGGCCTCGGTGGACCGCGCGGTCGCCGCACTCAAAGACGTCGTCGGTAAAGACGGCGTCTCCGGCGTGCTTGTCATCCAAAACGGATACGTGCTCTGGGCCGGCGACCGCATCGACGAAAAACGCCCCGTCTGGTCCTGCACCAAGTCCGTCCTCAGCACGTGCCTCGGCCTGCTCTGGGACGACGGCAAACTTTCCCCCGACGACCTCGCCTCCAAATATCTGCCTGAACTCGCCGCCGATTATCCCACCGTCACCCTGCGCCACCTCGCCACATTCACGAGCGGCGTTCACGTAAAAGACGGCACGTTGGACATCGGCGCGCCCGACTACGCGCCCGGCACGGCGTTCCACTACTCCGCCCAATCCGATCTGCTCGCGCTCATCCTCACCCGCATCGCCGGCGAACCGCTGAACGATCTCTTCAAGCGCCGCATCGCCGATCCCCTCGGCATGGACCCCACCGGCTGGGAATGGAAAACCATCGGCGAGCGCGACGGTCTCGTCGTCAACGGCGGCGCCGGTTTCCCCGCGAGCGGCCTGCACATGACCGCTCGCAACCTCGCCCGCTTCGGCTGGCTCTACGCGAACGACGGCGTCTGGGACGGCCGCCGTCTCATCAGCCAGCGCTACATCGACTACGCCACGGTCGCGCGCGTGGACGCGTCTCTGCCGCCCCACGACCCCAAGGGTTGGTATACCGACCTGCCGGGCATTTACGGACTCAACTGGTGGACCAACGGAGTCAGCCTCAAGGGCCGTCTCTGGCCCAGCGCGCCCGACCGCACGTTCGCCGCGCAGGGCAACCTCAACAACATCTGCATCGTCATTCCCGAATGGAAACTGGTGCTCGTGCGCACCGGCCTCGACCAGGTCATCGATGTGCGGCTCTACGATGGCGCGCTCAAGCTCTTGGGCGAGGGTTTGCCCGCCACGCGTTGAGACCAACGTCCACCCCTCTATCCAGCTCTTTCCCTCTTCAACCATGTCCGCCCGCGTCTTCATTCCCCCTTCCCGTCTGCATCTTGGCGATGCCAACACGCTCCTACGTCACCCCGCCGACCTAGGCTCGTGGATCTGGCATCCGGCAAAAGCCCCGCAGGAAACCGCCGTGCTGCGTTTCCGGCTTCGGTTCTCGCTGGCCGCGCCCGCCGCGCCGCTCTTCCACGTCACCGCCGACCAGCGCTTCCAACTGCGTTGCGACGGACGCGACCTGACGTTCGGCCCCGACCGCTGCGATATCGAACACTGGACGGTCCACAGCATCCGCCCGGAGTTGCCCGCCGGTGAACATGAGTTGGAAGCCCTCGTCTGGTTCATCACGCCGCCCGCCGTCGCGCTCGGCTCCACAACCGAACCTACTCCGCCGATGGCGCAGATGTCGTGGCGCGGCGGTTTTATGTTTTACGCCGAGGACACGGACGGCGCGCAGTTCAACACCGGCACCGCCCCGTGGCTCGTCGAAGATCTCACGCCCGCCCTCTCGTTCGCCCGCCCGGATCTCCCCGGTTACCACGATGTGGGCCCGACCTTCGCCTTCGATCTCACCTTGTGGAACCAACCCGTCGCCGGAGCTGTTCCCGCCGCAGTCATTCGTCCTCCCATTGCGATCAATCCCCACGGTGTCCGCCGCCCCGGCTGGTGCCTGCATCCCGCCACGCTGGCCGAACAGGAACGCGTCGCCTGGACCGGCGGACGTATCCGCGCGCTCAGGACACACCGCGATGAAACCGTGTGGACGGAGTCCGACACCCGAGCCGCCGGTCTCGCCGATTGGCAGGCGCTGCTCGACAAGGGTGCTCCCGTTACCGTCCCGCCCCACACTACCCTCGTGTTGTTGTGGGATTTTGAAACCTACGTCTGCGGCTACCCCGCCGCCCGCGTTTCCGGCGGCGCCGACGCCCGCCTCGCCTGGAGTTGGGCGGAGTCGCTTTATAACGAAACCTCCCCCGCAGCCGTGACGGGCAACTCCCTCAAGGGCCACCGCGACGAGATTGTCGGCAAGGTCTTCGTGGGCATCGAGGACGCGTGGAAAATCAGCACCGCGCCCACGCACACCACTCCCGCGCTCTGGTGGCGCTGCGGACGCTACGCACGCCTCACCATCGAAACCGCCGACACGCCGCTCATCGTCACCGCACTCGGTCTGACCACCACTGGTTACCCACTCGACCGCACCGGCTCATGGTCCTCGTCCGACGCCGGCTGGGATCGCCTCCTTCCGCTGTTCGAACGCGCCCAACGCCGCGCCGCCCACGAGGTGTGGGTGGACACGCCTTATTACGAGCAGCTCGGCTACATCGGCGACAACGTCCTCATGGCCCTGCACAACTACGCGTGGTTCGGCGACGCCCGCCTGAGCCGCCGCGCCATCGAGGTCTTCGGTTGGTCGCGCCGTGAATCCGGCATGATCGCGGAGCGTTACCCGTCGAACTGGCGTCAGGAAAGCGCGACGTTCGCCCTGCTCTGGCCGACCATGTTGCGCGACTACGCGTGGTGGCGCGACGACGCCGCGTTTATCAAATCCCAACTCCCCGTCCTGCGCAGCCTGCTCGCCGAATTCGAATCGCTGGCCGAAGACGACGGGCTCCTGCATCACATCCCCGGCTGGCGTTTCATCGACTGGGTGCCGGAGTGGGACACCGGCTGCGGCCCCGGCGTGCGCGAGGGCGATTCAAGCATCGTCAATCTCCACTGGGTGCGAGCCCTCCAAGCCGCCGCGCAGATTGAAAACGCCCACGGCAATCCCTTGCTGGCCCAGCTCTGCGACAAGCAGGCCGCCAAGGTATTCGGGCGCGTGCTCGACCGCTACTGGGATGAGAAACGGGCGTTGCTCCTCGACACCGTGGACAACCCTGCCGCCAGCGAACACGCGCAAACCTTCGCCCTTCTCACCGGCCTGCTCCCCGCCGAAAAAACCCAGGCGTGCCTCGCCGCGCTCCGCAGCGAACCGTCCCTCGCCCGCGCCACGATCTACTTCTCGTTCTACGTCATCGAGGCGCTCTACCTGCACGGCGACGAAGCCGAACTGCACCGGCGGCTCACCCCCTGGCGTGCGCTGCCCGAGCTCGGTTTCACGTCCACGCCCGAGACGCCCGAGCCCACCCGCAGCGACGCCCACGCATGGGGTGCGCATCCCGCCTGGCACACCCTCGCGAGCATCGCCGGCGTGCGTCCCGCCTCCGCAGGTTTCCAACACGTGCGCATCGCACCGTGCCTGAACACGCTCAACCAACTCACCTGTGCGGTCGCCCACCCGCAGGGCCTCGTGGAGCTGGACCTGCGTGTCGTCGGCACGAAGGCCGCCGGCACCATCACCCTCCCCGGCACGGTCGGCGGCGAGTTCGTTTGGCGCGGAGACACCACTCCGCTGCACCCCGGCCGCAATGTGCTCTAAGCCGAGCCAGTTCCGCTCCGTTAATCTCATCCCTTTCCATACATCACCATGTCTCGGTTAATTCGTATCTGCCTTCTTACCCTAGCCTTCTTGCCCGGCGCTCTTTTCGCCCAAAGCCCCGTCCCGCCGGTAGCCGCCCCGCTCTCCGCCTGGACAGAGATCGAGGCCGAAGCCGCCAAGGCTCCGCCCACCGGCTACAACGCGTATAAGGCTGCACTCGCGTCCCGTCCCATGTGGAAAAACTACTTCGCGACCTACGCGAACTGGACCGCCCCGGCGCCGCGCGTTCCCGCCGATGGTCGCCTGCCCAACCTTTCCGAAAAGCCCCGCCAGCCGCGCTTCCCGCTCACACCTCGCGTCTGGCCGGCCAAGCCCGGCGAGGCTTCCGTGTGCCTCTGGGAGGACGACAAGGTCGCCGCCGTCAGCTTCGGCATCGATGACAACAACGCCATGGAAGTGCCCATGTGGCTCGAGATCTCCCGCACCTATGGGGGCATTCCCATCACCTGGAATCTTATCACCTCGAATATCGACGGAGTCATCGATCGCGGCCGCGTTGGCTCCGCCGGCACCTGGACTCTCTGGAAATCCGTCCTCGATCAGGGTTACCAGATCCAGTCCCACAGCGTGAGCCACGTCGGCAACCCGGTGCTGGAGGACGGCTGGCCCGGTCCCGACTGGGAGGCCGCCGAATCCATGCGCCAGCTCGACACCAACCTGCCCGGCCAACACACGAAGGTCTTCGTGCCCCCGGGCGCTTCGATCAAGTTCTTCGCCGTGAGCGGCGCCTGGCGCGCCAGCGTCGTCAAATACTACGCCTCCGCCCGCGGCTCCAGCGGCATCCCGATCAATCCAGCCAACCAGACCGACTACTTCGACATCCGCACCACGGCGAATATCGGCCCCTTCGTCGCCGACGAGGTCACACCCGGCACGCCGGCCTGGATCGCCAACAACCAGCTCAAGAGCATCCTCGACCCCGCGCACAAAAACTACCGCGGCTGGGCCACCTTCTTCACCCATGCCCTCAATTTCAAAGACGCCGCGCTCTTAACCACGAAAGACCCCGCGCTCGCCAAGGTCTTCGACTTCTACAACAAAAACCGCGACCAGCTCTGGGTCGGCCAGTTCGCCAACGTCGCCCTCTACGGCCAGCAGCGCGACACCGCCACGATCAAGATCCTCCGCACCGACGCCTCGGGTATCGCCCTCGATCTCACCAGCCGCATGGACCCGGAGGTCTTCGACTATCCGCTCACCGTAAAAGTGCGCCTCCCCGATGCCTGGGCCGCTGTCGCCGCTTCCCAGGCCGGCTCCCCCGTCCCTTGTTCCGTCGTGCGCAACGATGGCGCCACCTACGCTCTCGTGAAGGCCCGCCCCGACCGTGGCGAAATCCTCGTCGCGCCCAAGAAAAACTGAGCCCCTCCAACGATGCGCCCACTCCTCAACACCGCACTCCTCGGTCTTCTCACGCTCGTCTCCGCGCACGCGGAAACCGTGTCACAGGTTTCCCAATACGGCGTCACCTGGACCTTCGACCGTCCGCGCGAGACCGGCCGCTTCGTGACCGGCGACCATTGGGTCGTCGGCCCCGTCACCATCGTTTCCGTGTCACCCGCATCCGGCCCCTCCGCGGACACCTCGCCCGCCACCGAAGCGACCAAGAGCCGTTATGGCGCCGCCGCCCTCGTGGACGACCGCCGCATGCGCAACGGCTCCATGATCGTCGCCGGCCCCGCGCCGCGCGGACCGAAAAACAGCACCGGCTTCGACCAGCAGGGCTACGACTCCCGCGCCATCAACTACGAGCCCGCGCTCTCGCAGTCCTTCCCGTTGCTAGTAAATCCCGGCACCAGTCTTATCTCCACCGTCAGCAATGAGGAGCGCGACGCCTCCGGCAAACTCGCCACGCCTTCCATTCTCGGCCAGTTCCGCTTTTTCCTCACCAAGCCGCTCGAGTCACTCGCCCTGCGCTCGGCCGCCGTCCTCACCGTGCTCGACAAGGCCCCGCCCGCCGACGCGTTTCGTCCCGCCTACGCGGGCAAGGACAAGACGATCTACC
This portion of the Rariglobus hedericola genome encodes:
- a CDS encoding heparinase II/III domain-containing protein, encoding MIPRSLTLPILAFVLSLVSATSAFSQTLYDAARPELGATAKGTNSSFNRDWPAGRALGITKGSGTIFNPFEGATIDVRLVIPVQIAAIEITGLDYASTRQVSGVDVFIDDKKVASAPLPDAPGQPTRIAIPGSPVSQRVRLVATGGHPNRTDKNGKKGPDWGGFGKIAVLSPLDLSEKLKPVDNYTVTSSPAFIAATTQSRAKPQVSVYGEPRQAQGHPRTLWDKQDVAHFRAMIKTSPLLASQYAALKKAMDERIALPIALPVPVQGPDGKWTHLPENPNGRIHNEFSLHISNLATIYALSGEEKYANYARRFLLAYADNFEKYAPGNRPGFAHDQGKLFDQRLSDATWLIPVARGYDIIYNSPSITPENRRHIEDNLLKASAKFIAANQHVLRGPTNWSAICTTAVLITGYATDDDALIQLAMYGPNGTREKPNGGVLLHFSDKTIGSDGLWSEGAIGYQFMAMQSVIADAEILWRNGIDMYRYRDGALKKLFDSAIAYAYPDLKTPAANDSGSASIVGRESYLYEYGYLRYRDPRYLLVLDHPEASPRIDVRFQQFPVSVLYDRADDARMPPVEWLSEHFNDVGYGILRNTSANGTVSLMLDYGPNRSHGHPDKLNIDLWTTKTGILAPDPGIVWYEQPLYRNWYHTTVAHNALVVDEQDQIPSGGSLLVYGFGDTFAMQRANALDAAPGVVQDRAVFVTADYVADVFGAFARLPRKFDLAWHLLGNFSTELPLKPVELPKPREPGYSELAATNSARTSSSWQAAFQVKDAPVRFHAAAAGDTEVITGDGWFGRDRPKALIQRRETNQTVYGSVIDVSAAAEPFVKSTTLDGSLEKGRALLTVATARGEDLCFVAYRPGNYTVGGLETDALQAFVRREGNHTTGLMLGGGRTLKTADARLSLSAPGIVALEKADTGAYVLSNLSELPLQVTLDFAPLKATEAYPIDASGRRTGAATPVTSTISLNAGQKIEFAPRGQPGIQETRTAMLRQRQAEQANALKAERDAAAVRSQARAREAAAHPAPAKTLVVVQAETLANQGEGKVNVATNKTGQVGTSFAGWNDEGHWLEWEVTVPADGYYNVSLVYCTQLNNGEREIQVNGVVQEPYAPFRLPATGGYSNGTDDWRLFTAQDPITSTPLLVQFKAGKNSLRLTNANGLAANLDYLIVSSPDVSPQRISPK
- a CDS encoding serine hydrolase domain-containing protein produces the protein MICAALMLGKAVAADIVFPAGDWAPPPADAKVIAPASVDRAVAALKDVVGKDGVSGVLVIQNGYVLWAGDRIDEKRPVWSCTKSVLSTCLGLLWDDGKLSPDDLASKYLPELAADYPTVTLRHLATFTSGVHVKDGTLDIGAPDYAPGTAFHYSAQSDLLALILTRIAGEPLNDLFKRRIADPLGMDPTGWEWKTIGERDGLVVNGGAGFPASGLHMTARNLARFGWLYANDGVWDGRRLISQRYIDYATVARVDASLPPHDPKGWYTDLPGIYGLNWWTNGVSLKGRLWPSAPDRTFAAQGNLNNICIVIPEWKLVLVRTGLDQVIDVRLYDGALKLLGEGLPATR